From the Aquirufa lenticrescens genome, the window AAGGTGAAGCCGATGTAATCTCCGGCAGCTAGAGTGCCGTTCAATAAAATGTTTAATGTTTCCATAAATGTTAATGATTTAAAGTGATACTAATTAAACTAGGGTAGTCGGCAATTGTTTCAAATATTGTAAAAAAAATTTAAAAAAAAATTAAAATTGTACAAATTGTTCAATTTGGGTGTTTTATTAATTTATGCATAAGCAAAAAATGTGGTAGCGTCAGTAAAGAAAGAAAGATGAAAATGGGGTACACTTCTAAGTCATTGGCTACCAATTTCATATAAACCATTCCAAGTAAAAGGGCGCCTGCAGAGAATGGAACAAGTTTTTTGTACAATTCCAATATTTCCATTTTCAAGTGCTTTCGCATGCCTTCAAAACTGGTGATGGCATGGCAACAAGAAAAATAACAGATAAAGGCGGGAATTAGCGGCAGAAAAAAACCGATAACTAAAGCAAAAAAAGTATTGAAAAAAGGGTGAAAGTTTTTCTTTTGGAAACCTAAAATCAAAAACAAAAGGCTAATAAATAAGGAAAACTCAGGCAAGTTTGGTGGCACTTTAACTTGCATCGATGAGATGATTTCAAAAGCCTCTGACCAATGGCCAATCAGGATGAAAGACAAAATTCCAGAACCAAGGCAAACGGTCTTTACCAGATTGATCCACGTTTTTGTGGATTCCACCGGTTGCGTATCTTCCATATCACCAAAGTGGAACACACTAATAGCTATAAAAATAATAAAGGAAAGGAGAGGGCTAACGAACCAAAGCACCGCATAGGCCAGCATTATACCTAGGTAATACACGATAAATGGTCGTAAATGAAAAGTGAGATTTTCTCGTTGGGCGATTTTTGCCGCGATTAAGTGGTCGCCTGCTCCATGTGGAATCCCGATGGCAAGCAGTAAAAAGCCGTTTATATATAAATCAATGGAGCTAGACCATGGTCCTATCAGGAAATATGCCGCTACATAAAGCGAGGTAATAACGGCGCCTATGTAGTTTTTCATCTCAGCAAATGTTTAATAAACAGAGGGATGTCTAATTGAGATAACAGGCCTACCTCTTCACTTAACGTTGTTTTGTTGTCTAAAAATCGAAGTATTAATGGAGTGGAAACCCGATCAAATAAGCGATCCATTACCTCAGGAATTTTGTTCATTTCCTTTTGCATGATTTTCAACAGCATTGTATCATAGAAATGAAATCTTTTCGGAGATACTAATGTGCGATTTTGTGCACGATGAATGGCATCTTGGTGCATTCTCGTAAAGGCATATCCGGTCGATGACTTCATTTTTCCGCCAGCCGCACCTATAGAAAAAATGGCGCTATCCTTTTTTCTAACAGGCTTTCCCATGGGGATTGTACCGTTTTCATTGGAAAGAAGGGTGTATTTTTGATTTGCATAAGTAAGAGACATATATTCCTGCCAAATCCGTTCATAAGTCTCCTTGTCATAATCTAAACGCGTAAAGACGGTCGTTTCAATTAATGCTATGGTTTTGCTAAAAGGTAAAATATAATGGAATACAGCCATTTGGTCAGTGGATGCTGGTAAACTGAAATCCATTAAGGTCATACAAGTATCATCTAGGATAGGCTTTTCAAACTCGATGAATTTGCCGCTGAAATGTTGGAAGATTAGGTCCGGCTCTGTTGATTTTGCTGGTCTGGAGTCTGCTACTTTTTTTGCAAAAAATGAATCTCCGTTTTTACAGCTAATTTTCACGCCCGTAGGTAGTTCTTGCAAATCAGAAACCCACGTGTTTAGGTGTGTAATGTTTGTATTCGCTGGTATGAAATCCTTGAAAAAGTAGGTGAAAAATTTACTTGAAGAAATGTAATGGTAGGCAAGTGGGTTAATTTCTGATGTGATGCTTTCCCCTTTAGAGGTTTTAAAGAGCATTGAATCCCACGATTTTTCGATTAAAAAGGGGAAACAAGATGCGTCTTTATTTTCCCAAAAACACCAACTCTTTGCCGATCGATCTCCTGAATCAAGGAGTAAGATTTTTTGTTCAGGATTCGCCTGTGTCAATTCATACAAAAGCTGCAATCCTGACGCTCCAGCACCTATAATCGCAATATCGTATACAAGTGTTGGCATCAATATAATTATTGAAATAAAAAATTGTACTATCTAAACCATAAAGTTGAATTATTGTTTTAATTATTTAAATCGCGCGGCATCAATAACTAGACAGAGCCCTGCATTGAAAATGACCAATGCGCCAGTTCCATAAAAGAACCAATCGCCACCTTGGAGTTTAGCGAGGCCGGCATCTATCGCAAGAGAGAGTCCACTACCTGTGAGGATAAGACCTGAAGTTGCCTGTATAATCCACCGAGTTTTATTTTGCATAACGTAAATTGTTTTATCTAATTTAGGTAAATTGACTTTCAAATCTAAACCATTGAATATGAAAAAGTTAATGCTATTCGTGTTTCTGCTATTATCGCAGTTAATTATAGCTCAAATCCCTTTCAGCAAATCCCTACAAGACACCCCCGGCGTAGTTTCCTTTACGTTCAGAAATGAGTTCAGCAAAGATGTTCCGGGTACTTTGGACTTCATTAAAGAGATGGGGATTCGGAATATTGAGTTTTCAAATCTGTTCGGTAAAACGGCGGCTGAAATGAGGGCATTATTGGATGCGCGTGGGATGGTTTGTACCAGTTATGGCGTTTATTATGATGCTTTGTCCAATAAAACGGAAGAGGTAATTCAAAATGCGAAAACTCTAGGTGCTGAATTTGTACGAGTAGGCATGATTCCGCACAAAGGAGAATTTACCATTCAGCAGGCAGCCGTTGCGGTGAAGGATTTCAATAGGGTAGGCCAAAAACTAAAGGAAAATGGAATTGAATTCAGTTACCACAACCACGGCTATGATTTCACTCCCTATCAAAATGAAACAATGTATGACTATTTGATCCAACAGACGAACCCCGCCTATGTTTCTTTCGAACTAGACATCCTTTGGGTACATCAATTTGGACAAGATCCGCTGGCTTATCTAAAGAAATACCCGAATCGTTTCAGGTTAATGCACGTGAAAGATTTAAAGAAAGGGATTCCAGTGGGCCTCGACGTGAAGACTTCCTCAGAAAATGATGTGCCATTAGGAACGGGCCAAATTGCCGTTCAGAAAATCCTGAAACAAGCTCGCAAATCAGCTATCAAGTATTATTATTTAGAAGACGAAAATTCGAATTCCCGCGCACAGGTTCCACTTAGTTTGGCGTTTTTAAAGAATTTATAAGGCTGATGTAGCCGGATTTTTTGGCATAATTATCGTCAAACAGTAGGGGGTATTCTTTCGGTCTTTTGAAGTAGCCTCGGAGCCAAGTGTCCTTGTCTGAAACATTCCAAAAGGTTATGCCATATTTTTGCTTAGCCGGAATGGCACGATAGGCCTTGAAAATGAAAGTGAATAATTCATTCTGAGCACTTGCTTCATAGATATACTCCGGATTATTCTTCGGATTAACAGCGATGTCTAACTCCGAAAAATGAATCGCTAACCCTGTCTGAGCGGATTGCTCAATTACCCTTGCGATTTCAGTGTGTTTCGAATCCACATTAATATGCATCTGCAAGCCTAATCCGTGAATGGGAATTTTACGCTTTTTTAGGTCAGCCACCAGATCAAGAATGGCTTGCATCTTTTTAGGGTGGCCATCCTGGCCGTAATCATTGTAAAATAGAATGGCATTGGGATCTGCCTCATGTGCCCATTGGAAGCTTTTGGCGATATAATCTGGGATATGATCTGCCCAAAGTGACGGCCGCAAACTACCATCATCTAAGAAGGATTCATTTACGACATCCCAACCGGAAACCTGGCCTTTATAATGCGTAGCGACCGTCTGAATATGGTTTTTTAAAAGCTCTTCCCAGGCTTTTTGGTCGCCCTGAAAATCCTTCATCCACTGCGGAACTTGATTATGCCAAACCAAGGTATGCCCATGCATTCTCTTGCCCGTCTTCGCTGCGAAAGCCACAATTTCATCGCCTTTGGAAAAATCAAAGCGATCCGCTGCTGGATGAATCAGCATCATTTTCATGTGATTTTCCGCGGTCATGCTCGTGAATTCGTTGCTGGCGATATTTCTATAGGCTTCGTTTTCTACCAATAATCTGGGATTTACAGAGGCACCTAAAGGAAAGGTAATGACATCCTTTAATAAATTTTGTGCATTTACTAAAGTCGAAAGGCTTAAGAGTAAGACAATTAGTTTCATATTATTCCCCATTTACTTTCTTAATGAATGAAATAACGCCGTTCATGTAGATTTTTTGGTCATCCCACATCGCTAAATGGCTACCGTTGGGACAGTATAAATAGGATCCTTTTTGGACTAATTTACTTTGTTCTTCCATCGCTTTCGGATCCATCGTGTCGTATTTTGCACCGATCATCAGGGTAGGAACGAAGATTTCTTTTAAGCGATTTTTGATATCCCATTTTTCCAAAAGTCCGCTAATCCCGAATTCACTCGGCCCTTGCATTCTGACATATATCGAACTATTACCGTGCTTTAACGAGCGATTCAAGGCATCTGGCCATTCTTGTAAGCGGCAAATATGTTCATGGTAGAAGTTAGGAATCAATAATTCCATGTAGCGCGGATTGTTAAAATCCTTTTTTGCTTCGATCGCTCTTACTTCCGCCAGGACTTTAGGATCCATCTGTTTGGCTAAAACCTCCTCCGCATATTTTCCATATTCTGGAGCACTCGCTACCATGTTCGAGACCAAAAGTCCCTTCATATTCTTTTGGTATTTCAGCGCATATTCCATGCCTAAAATGCCTCCCCACGAATTTCCGATGATATAAAAGTTAGACGAGTCAGCACCGATGGCCTTGCGTACTTGTTCTACTTCTTCAACGAATCGCTCCGTTTTCCAAAGCGTCGAATCCGTCGGTTGATCACTGTAATACGAACCTAGTTGATCGTATTCGTAGAATTCGAAGCCTTCTCTTTGGAAGAAAGTCTCAAAACATTCCATGTATTCATGCGTCATCGCA encodes:
- a CDS encoding Brp/Blh family beta-carotene 15,15'-dioxygenase; its protein translation is MKNYIGAVITSLYVAAYFLIGPWSSSIDLYINGFLLLAIGIPHGAGDHLIAAKIAQRENLTFHLRPFIVYYLGIMLAYAVLWFVSPLLSFIIFIAISVFHFGDMEDTQPVESTKTWINLVKTVCLGSGILSFILIGHWSEAFEIISSMQVKVPPNLPEFSLFISLLFLILGFQKKNFHPFFNTFFALVIGFFLPLIPAFICYFSCCHAITSFEGMRKHLKMEILELYKKLVPFSAGALLLGMVYMKLVANDLEVYPIFIFLSLLTLPHFLLMHKLIKHPN
- a CDS encoding lycopene cyclase family protein, giving the protein MPTLVYDIAIIGAGASGLQLLYELTQANPEQKILLLDSGDRSAKSWCFWENKDASCFPFLIEKSWDSMLFKTSKGESITSEINPLAYHYISSSKFFTYFFKDFIPANTNITHLNTWVSDLQELPTGVKISCKNGDSFFAKKVADSRPAKSTEPDLIFQHFSGKFIEFEKPILDDTCMTLMDFSLPASTDQMAVFHYILPFSKTIALIETTVFTRLDYDKETYERIWQEYMSLTYANQKYTLLSNENGTIPMGKPVRKKDSAIFSIGAAGGKMKSSTGYAFTRMHQDAIHRAQNRTLVSPKRFHFYDTMLLKIMQKEMNKIPEVMDRLFDRVSTPLILRFLDNKTTLSEEVGLLSQLDIPLFIKHLLR
- a CDS encoding sugar phosphate isomerase/epimerase family protein yields the protein MKKLMLFVFLLLSQLIIAQIPFSKSLQDTPGVVSFTFRNEFSKDVPGTLDFIKEMGIRNIEFSNLFGKTAAEMRALLDARGMVCTSYGVYYDALSNKTEEVIQNAKTLGAEFVRVGMIPHKGEFTIQQAAVAVKDFNRVGQKLKENGIEFSYHNHGYDFTPYQNETMYDYLIQQTNPAYVSFELDILWVHQFGQDPLAYLKKYPNRFRLMHVKDLKKGIPVGLDVKTSSENDVPLGTGQIAVQKILKQARKSAIKYYYLEDENSNSRAQVPLSLAFLKNL
- a CDS encoding endo-1,4-beta-xylanase, which produces MKLIVLLLSLSTLVNAQNLLKDVITFPLGASVNPRLLVENEAYRNIASNEFTSMTAENHMKMMLIHPAADRFDFSKGDEIVAFAAKTGKRMHGHTLVWHNQVPQWMKDFQGDQKAWEELLKNHIQTVATHYKGQVSGWDVVNESFLDDGSLRPSLWADHIPDYIAKSFQWAHEADPNAILFYNDYGQDGHPKKMQAILDLVADLKKRKIPIHGLGLQMHINVDSKHTEIARVIEQSAQTGLAIHFSELDIAVNPKNNPEYIYEASAQNELFTFIFKAYRAIPAKQKYGITFWNVSDKDTWLRGYFKRPKEYPLLFDDNYAKKSGYISLINSLKTPN
- a CDS encoding proline iminopeptidase-family hydrolase, encoding MNKLLLIFLSIFALTSCTKSGETVANYFSYPDSLEAGGVKMIPISTPAGNFKVWTKRFGTNPKIKILLLHGGPAMTHEYMECFETFFQREGFEFYEYDQLGSYYSDQPTDSTLWKTERFVEEVEQVRKAIGADSSNFYIIGNSWGGILGMEYALKYQKNMKGLLVSNMVASAPEYGKYAEEVLAKQMDPKVLAEVRAIEAKKDFNNPRYMELLIPNFYHEHICRLQEWPDALNRSLKHGNSSIYVRMQGPSEFGISGLLEKWDIKNRLKEIFVPTLMIGAKYDTMDPKAMEEQSKLVQKGSYLYCPNGSHLAMWDDQKIYMNGVISFIKKVNGE